The genomic stretch TGACCAGATTTATCAGAGGTGTGAGACATTGAAGTTGACGGAAGGAAGCCTCTGGACATAGCTTGTTTTAAGATGACTTAGCTGTTAATTCTGGGAGAATTACAAGAGGTCCACATGCATGGTGCTTCTAAGACACTATGCACGGATACTGTTAACACGTGTCTCTGTCTCAACCCTAGCCTGCCTAGGGAAAGTTGTTTTCTTTCCCTCAGGTATTCCATCCAGATTTTATGAGTGGCTGCAATTTAAGGCGAATTGGTGAAATATTATGTTTCCTTACTGTGGTGGAAAAATGGGAGAGCTTCACTGCTTTTACGATGATGGAATGGCTTCAGTACTGCAGTCTTGATCAAATGCAATATTATCAAGCCTGGTAATATGCAAATAAATCATTGAAATTGAGGCAAAAAAAACATATTGATTTGATAATAAGCACGTTTGAACTCGGCTCTGTGTCAGCTTAATTTCAATCAATACCGCTAATTGGAGGAACCCTTACTCAGCCTCACTTTGTAAAAGCAAACATACCTTGACACAGCAGTCCGTCCCTGTTCAGCACTATGACACGTTTGTCTCTGTAGTTTGTCTGTGGGGAATCTTCACATTGGGAACCATTTGCTAGTAGAGATGGGGGATGCAGCTGGTAGAGTTAGGGCCTGTCTCTTGGCTGTGGGGCGCAGCGCAAGGCAAGCTTAAGCACGGCCAGGACATTCCTCTATCACCTGCCAGGCAGTATGCAAAGATCTGATTAACCCTCTGTGTGTGAATGGGATGGATTAGTTGGCTAGTCTGCTTATCCATTTTCCAATCAAGTATctcatgttgacctaccatctGTGTTGGATGGAGTTTTAAGACTACGTTCACTTGACTGTTTTCGAGTTGGCTACCCTAGTCTGTGGGAGGTACCACAGCGTGTCCACGATCTTACTTATTTGAGGAAAATATTTTGGGGAATTTGTGAAAAATTATCATTTTTATGAATTCCGCTAGCTACAGTAGAATACCATTGTGGATACCATTTATGAAGGAAGTTAGGGGATGTTTTAACTAGCATTGGCACAATTGGAAGTCTCAAGGTTTAGCACGCTAGCtgttcctgttcatctgtctagattttttaaatttatttaacctttaactaggcaagtcagataagaacaaattcttagacggcctaaccctcccctaacccggacgacgatgggccaattgtgcggcaccctatgggactcccgataacagccagttgtgatacagcctgggatcaaaccagggtctgtagagacgcctctaccactgagacgcagtgccttagatcgctgcaaCATTCGGGAGCCCATTTAAATGGCGTCATTGCCAACATCTCGAAATCCCTTAATATGGAGGAACTTGCAGTCATTGGAGCTGATTACTGGGTTTTTTTTCTTTATAGAATAGTCTTAGGTGGGCAATTTCAGTGTCAACTTAAACAACCAAAACCAGATCGAATGCTTGCAGAAAAGATATTGAACTATACATATTTTAAAAATAATACCATCTTTGAGAACTAAAAAATTAAAAAAGGGAGAATCAAGCATGCCCATTGATTTTGATATGTTTGAGCAGAGGCACACAGcattagccatggcaaaatgcataAATTGCAGGAAATcaacaacattttctctcagctcaGTGGAATTGCAGAAAATGTGCTTTCCAACAGCAAAATCTTTCCCCTGGCAAGATACCTTTTTTTATAAACTAGGAAAGTATGAAAACTGTCTTCCAAATATATTCATTTCAAAATGTTTTACTTCTACTTGACATTTATCATTCACCTGATGAGAAGTCAAgacattactttttattttttgctAACATATGATGGGGTCCCTGGGCAAGAAAAGTTTGAAAACCCCTGGGCTATGATGTTCATTTGACTAGTTTTCAAGTTTGCTACCATATTCATTTGACTGTTTTTGGGTTAGCTAAGTTCATTTGAAGTTGTCTGACATATTACTTCATTCTGACTGTATACATGGCTCACTTCTGGTTTTGTATTTACAGCTGCATCAGTGTGACAATATTGGTTCTTTAAATCATTTTTATTGACTCCTATTGAAGCCAAAAATCAGTTTATTTTCTTTAAAAGAAAAATAACAATTTTACAACTGAAAAACATAAAATAGACTATATAAATTACAAACAGACAATACCAGAAATATATAAAGATTCTTTAAAGCTTTTAAATAAAAAAGGGAAAAAACCAAAAGTCATCGACAAAGAACACTAGAGAATGTGACAACGGGTTGCAGTGAAGGTTCATCATACAGAAAGAAACGACTCTGGTCATTTTAAATGCAGTCAATATGACTGAGGAATAAAACGTCTCCACTGGAACACAACAGTGGAGCAGGAGCTTACTTTGATTCAAAATAAAACTGcaggaaaaaaatacaaaaataaataagtGACTTTGTACAAAAGGCTGGAATTGAGGAACAGGCAAATGTAGACAAAGAAACCATTATTGTTTAAAAATTCTTAACACACTTTCTGTAATCCTAGTTTACattgattatttatttacataATGCCTTTGAATAGCTAATGCCATTAAGTTCATGTGGAAAACAACTAATTGTTTCAGTCACCATTTTGGTCCATACAATCAGATGAATAAACTCCACAGTTGCCCCACTTGTACAACTGCAGTGGAGGGCAGTGTTCATGCTGACAACACCGTATTCTAGCTAGATGTCACTGCTCAACATCTGGGTAGAGCGCTTGCATTTAAAAACATCTGTCAGATGGGTCTCCACATGTAGAAAATACGTTGTTTCTTGGAACACGGAACACACGTTGGCACTCGCCTCATTCTGTGCCATTAATTTCCACTAAGGCTGATGCACATGTACTTCTTCACTTCTTAAAACAGACATTTCTGCATTGTTCGGTTGTGTCTGTAGCCGAGAGACTTGAAGACTTTCAAAAAAACAAAGCTTTGGAAACAAGGAGCCCATTCAACTATGAGTTCATTTTGGCTTTTATGATGGCCTTGGCTCTGTTGGAAGCCTAAGTGGGCGAGGCCTGGGATGAGCAGGTCGCTAACCTAACTCGTCGGCCAACCGCCTCTAAAGGTGTTTCAGTTTAAGAAGAGAAAAGTCGGAAGATTGCTGGGTCTCTCCTCTACGACTTGTTCTCGATAGCGATGGGTGCGATCATCATGACGGTGGTCTTCAGGGGATAGTATCGGCCACGCCAGGTCTTCCAGAAAACCCCCTGCTTCCTCTGATGCCTCTGTTTGGGAGGAGGGCTCATGAAGTAGCGCCCGTTCAGGTTGGAGCGTCCGCAGTTGCTGAACCACCAACCACCTGGGGAAAGAGCGCAAACATCTAGTTAGATTGGCATTGGTGCTACATTCCAAATTTGAGTTACTGAGAGATACATCTTGAGACCTCAAGATCAAATTCGGACAAAAAATTACTTTGAACTTGGATAAAGAGGAGCGTACCAGAGAGGTGTTTGGCGCAGTTGGTGTCGCTCTTCTGGTCATTGTCTTGGTCGCGGGTGGAGAAGGGCAGGCCGGAGGCGTCGGTGGCCAGGGAGCTCTCCAGGTTTCCGATGGAGGTCTCCTGGATGTGGAGGGCGTAGTGGCTCTCCTCCCCGCCCAGACGGATGGGGTACTGGACCGTCTCAGAATCATCCATCCAGTCGGAAAACTTGACCTTGAGGGTGTAGTCCGTGTCTTTGGCCACGGCGTGCATCTTCTCAAGACCAAGCCAGAACTcacctagtgagagagagattcaaAAAGAAAGGGGTCAGACCTAAGCAGTGGCTGTGGCAGCGTGTGCAAAGTCTGCATACATGTGTCTTCGTTAATTTAAAAGATCTGATCGTAATGAGGCCGGTAATCACTTAATGGAATTTAAAAAGGAATAGAACATGAGATTTGGTCACTCCGGGCACCTAAAGCCACCAGTGTCATTAAAGCTGCAGATTAGATGGTTGTTTGTGCCAAACCTGCCATATCAAAATCCACCTGATCTCTCGACCTTGACATCTACAATCCTGCATTAGTGTTAGTATCAATACTTGTTAATCAAACTGGGAGGTTTTCGGGTCAAGAGCGCTGCGCTGTACTGTTCTATGCTGTGGCTACAGGTGGTACTGTCCGAACCTCGGCGTGACCTCGCTTGCTAGCGCCAGTGGaatttagtgagggagatgagaaaAGATAAGAGGATTTATTTACCACTCAGACTGCCAAAGCCGCTCTGGTAGGCCAGCCATAGCTGGTCAAAGTCAACTGAGCCATTCTGGCGCCTCTGGATCACAGTCCAGCCACCTTCtgtagagaggaaagaggaagagtaGTTGGATTAGTCTTGACCATGAGCAATTTACCACAGCCAATTGTCATACATGTAGTGATACAATGTGTTTAAAAACTACGCTACAGGGAAACCTTATACGGTGACTTGTCCCCTTATAGGGTCTTCTGAGCTATCCTTTTGCCTGAAGATTGGTTGTTGGACTAGTTAACGATTGCTAGTTAAGCCCTGTAAATAGAACACAAGGGTATAACCCTGGCTAATGCCACTTACCGGCTGTCATTTCGCAGCAGACTTCAAAGGATTGGTAGTTTAATGGCTGAATGGTGTACACGCCACTGGCCGTCTCACCTTTCAGGAACAGCTCATGGCAATCGGAGGCCATCTCTGAAAGAACAAAAATACAACATGGTTCACAGTTTGTCCACACCGTATCTCAAATAGTTAGTGTCAATGTCCGTGTCCTAACAGTGCTTTGGCCTTTCCTCTACACTGGAACAAATATAATTCAACATAAAAATACATTCTAAATGATTAATTAAACTAGAAAATAAAAACGCattgtaatggctgaaatggagttAAAGGAACGGagtcaatttttatttattttagtatgctactaggcaagtcagttaagaacacattcttatttaaaatgacagcctacacgtgtaggccgtcattggaatcaaacatgtggtttccataccATTTGATACGGTTTCATTTATGCCATTTcaaccattacaatgagcccctcCTCCTATAGGtcctctcaccagcctccactgctgggATCCCTATCATTGACTTCTCTATTGTAGCTCTCTGGGTCTATGAATGCTTGCGAAAAAAGAAGGGGCCTTATCGTGAAGTGTGTTAATCAATAGTTGGATACCCTATAACACAGAAAGAGTTCATGTGTTGTGCCCTAGTCCgaactagggggggggggggggcgggcaGCTCCTTGCTTAGTAGTAAACATGACCTTTCTCCCAGTTCCCAAGCAAACTTCCACCTCAGCTGCCTGGCAACTCTCATTCCTCTACCCccttctgtcctccccctccccctcccctcctgttTGTCAGTGACAGAAGTGCATGGCCACTGCATGCAAAGGGAATGCTCAGAGAGTGCTAGGAGCATGCTGTCACTATATGGGATAGAGACAGCGTCAACAAAATGTCTGGGGAGCCCATTGGATGTAATGTGCCCGATAAGGCATGAGTTAGTGCACAGCACAACCTTAAGTGTTTTCCAGAAAATTGTTCACGTTTATATGATGCTGACTTGAGAGATACTGCACATGTTTATCCGCTATGATGCTCTTTGTCTGCACCAATCACCTAAACTATGATTCAAGATTGAAATTGGGACCAATCAATCAATATCGGTTTGACTTGGTTGATATTTGTTTTCAAGTACAAACATGAGTGCCGACCACGGGACCGCAACACATCCCTCTTCTGGAATGACCCTTCTAGGCGAGGCATGAGCTCTATTGGTTAGCGATGGGTAGTTGTAATTTGCCTTGCGTTCAGAGGGGTTCTCCTCAACTTTGGCACAGTTGCATTCATCTAGGCCTGAAAAGGCAGGGGTCTacggggatggaggaggggagaaggtggACAGCTGGCTTCTCTGACAGATCTGGGGGAACGGTTGGACATTCCTGAGGGATGGGCGATTATTTGTTTTATGGGAAGGAGTACAAAGTGGAGAGCTGGAAGGATGGAGCAAGGCAGTCCGTGTCATCAAAAACAACAAAGGATGTGTGTGCAAAGTTCACCAGACAAAATTAGACCACCTCCATTTTCTGTTATGACTTTTTTTCTGGCTCTGGCCCAGAGGACCTAATCTGAAGAACATAGCATACTAGATTTTGAAAttcacccctcccccctccccgaGCTCTGTCAGATCTGTAATCCCTCAGTGATCGGGGTCTATTGTGACCCTGAGATAACACTGTCCGAGACTGCTGAACTCTCCCTCAATGGAAGTGCAGCCAGAGGACTTGTTTCTTTTATAACATTCCTAAAAATCCTGCTGTCAGAACTTGCTGTGAGAGGACTCATTGTGTTCGCCTGAGCGACTGCATCTCCAAGCTCCGGGTTCACTTTTCAACTACTTCATTTAGTGGCTATCAGACAGTGGGAAATATTTTGATATAACCACGAATGATGTTGCttgtgattgagagagagtgaTTGTTTTTAACAGGGAATATATATTGAAATTGTATAACAATGGTACTTTCTTCTTCAATTAACTCTTGAGTCGGTCAATCGCAGATCTGACCAACATCCATGAAGTGGCATGGTTGGCATAGGGATCATTCAGTGGGATATATAAACTCTTCTAATTTCCTATTGATTCATTCATATCCCTTCATGCTGGATTTTTAGTGTGACCACCCCTCTGAGGACTAAACAGGAACTTGCCACGAGTTAGCCCTAATCCTTGTTCCATTGCAAGAAACCATGAGCCAACTATTACCGCCCTGATGAAAGCCCACGTGATGAGTAGTACATTTCAGATGGGAACAGCTGCCTGACATAGGGTGTACTGTAGGTGGAGGAGCTCATGATCACTTTTACAATTACTGCACTGCAGTATTGAATAAGACGGGGAGTAGCCTCACTTAATGTACACTTCCTGATGTGATCTTTTTCTTTATACTGTGAATACATGCTATTTTCTGTGAACCCAATGAAAAACACCCaatgggcacagatgtcagttcattTGTTTTGAGTCgtcaactaacatgaattcaacgtgaaatcaaccaaataatgtcattggatttaggttaaaagttgggtgacaAAAATACAAAATGTCCCTATgttgattactttttgcaaatccaatcagttttccacattgattcaacgtcatcacatcacattttttgttgttgaatttacATGGAAAAATGTCCCTAATgtcgcgttcaaaacaactgggaaatcAGACATCTCCGAATTATttcttcagtgcgttcaagacaactggaaacttgcGAAAAAACAAGCTCCGACTGGGATTCATCAGATTGGGATTCCATCAGACAAGTATTCAATCATCTGTGCACAATTTCTCGTGAGTTTTGGGCAGTAAAATGCGTGCATACAATAATCTGATAGTTAAAGCTAATAAACCTATACTTCAAGTAATGTAGGAACAACTCCAGTTAAAGTTGACGTTTTAAGCATCTTACTGTCCCTAAGCAGATGGCATGGGACGGGAGGTCAGTGTTTGGGTGTCTTAAAGGTAAATTGAGTCAACGGATTCGACATGAAGCTTGGTTTTACTTACCGACGGGTGAGTCGCGCTGCTCAATGCTACCATTGTGAACGGCCTCCTCTGGTTTACGCCTGAATGCTGGTCTCTCTTTTGTCAGCTGAATCTGAGGGAGCAAGAAAACAAAGCTTTAAATAATTCATACAAAACAATCGCATAAATAATGATACATTTTCAAATGGACTTGTGTTCCACACCTGGTTTTGCAGGGTTCTGATGCGCACGTTCTGCTTGTCAAGTTTATCTTGCTGGAGTCGGATTCTGTTGACCAGGTCATCAATACGTTTATTCTGAGCTTCCAGCATCCACTGAAAGAAAACAGAAAGGGTAACCTGTAAATCTTTCTCCTGCGACGTAATTGTAAGTAGCCTAGGTTACTTATAACATGACTAGCCCACATTGACCTACTAGACTATATCCAGAAAACACAACTCATATCCTTCGGAGCACATGTCCAAAATCAACGCTGGCATTTGTATTTGCCAACCGGGTGGTTTGGTTACATAACGCGGGGTTTTCCATCCCTCCCACCAAAATGGCCATAACAATAAATTCTTTCGAGTTCAGGTGCTATTGCAGCTGTAAACCATTTATAAAATCAAGCGTGACATTTTCCTAAATTGGACCATGTTCCAAATATCACGGTTTAAAAATTAGGCGCGCAGTTCCTTTTGTCTGGCAAGATTTTGCGTTCTCTCTGCACATAGTCCAAGCTCTTCAGCACAATAGTAACACACCCACTGGCGTGCCTTCTGTACAGTCCCAGTGACTCAAGGGTTTGCTGGAGATCTTTCTTTACTGTAATCTGAATATCTTTGGGTCAATGGAAATAATGCCAGACCATATGTTCTTGTCCATCAAAGTGCATCACACGCCCCCCTCCACTTGTTTTTCTGAAGATGGGTAGTGGTAGCGAATAGGCAATTTGTCAAACTATTATGCAGGACTGATGTATAATACTAGTAACCTACTGTATTAAGCATGACTTGATGTTAATCAATTCATCTATTTTTTCTGTGATGTTTTGTCATGTAGCACAGTGAATGAATAGGCCAGGCTgtataatgtaaaaaaaaaatattggtaATGCCTTCATACAATTGAAATGATTGGATACAATGGCAACTGCAGAGAAGTAAGCTTACTACAGAAGGGGGAGACATGCAGCAAATCAGCTCAGTTTGTCTTGTCAGTAGTAACTTTCTCAGGTCGTTTGCTCTCCTTTCACATCAAATGCACAATTTGTATtatagctttttcaaacagaaaaacAAAGTATCCCCAAATAGTCTTGGATTCCCACCTTACCTGAATGATGCGGGCATCGCTGTAGTTGCCTGCATTCATGTCGGGCAGCCCCTCTCCCTGCAGCATGCCATCCACCTTCTCCTCCAGCTTGTTCATCCGCTcatccaccctcttcctctcctgctgcatctcctctgtcctctccctcagcTCGGCCGTCACGTTGAGCACCTGGACTTCCCTGTCCTCCAGCCCCCGGGCCCGGGCCTTCAGTGCATCGCCCTCCGCCTGCAGCCTCTGACCCTCCTTGCCCAGGTCGGCCACGGTACCGTTGAAGGCCTTCAGCTTGGCAGTGATATCCCTCATCTGGCCCTTGGTCTTGTCCACATGCTCCTTGAGCCCCTGACCCAGCTGGAGCAGGCCGTGGGCGATCACGTTCACATCGTCCCACGCCGCATATTGCACCCTCTTCTCCTTCCCGCCAGCGGCcaagcctcctctcctctcgaaGGGGTTGCCGGTGGCCATCAGAATGACCAGGCACAGAGTCACAGTTACTAGTGTTGTCTTCATTGTCGCTTGCTTTCCTTTGTTTGTTAGTTTGTTGACTCAGTTTCTTTGGTTGGTTTTATCCTCCGGTGGTTTGCAGAGGCACGCAAAGTGTGCACCTTTCCAGTTGGTTACTAGATCTCAAGCTCCTACTTCTCTGTGAGGAGCACTTCAGTTTTATACTTTCAGAGCCCTTCAACTCCAGCCAGCTGGCTGATCTGATTGGCTGGCTGAGCAGAGGGGGGAGATCTGCTCTCTGGTTTCTCCCCCACTCTTGTCTAGAGGAGGACTGGGAGGGGAGCACATGATGTAACAATGAAGCTGGTTTCCATCAGTACCCTTAGAATACAGTGAAGAATTGAGATTTTCGGGCAAACCCTTGCACATTGCCATGCACAGCTGTATGATAAAGACAGCTTTTTGTGCAAACACATTAGGATGTATTGATGATCATAAGGATGTTAAACAGAAAGCTACTGTCTCTATAATGTTTTTATCATTCCGTACCCAGAAAGGGGTTCAGACTTGTCAGTACACTAGAAATTGATAATCAGACAGCTGTATGACAAGGGATAGATTGACGCACTTTGAACACATCATGATGTAACAAAGAATGTGGTTCACATCAAACAAGATAGGAAAGCCATACAGgctgattaaaaaatatatgtatactaaacaaaaatataaatgcaacaatttcagatttgactgagttacagttcatataaggaaatcagtgaattgaaatacatttattaggcccaaatctattaatttcacatgactgggcactGGTGCaaccatgggtgggccttggagggcatcGGCCCACCTACTTAGCAGCCAGGCCCAGCTAATCACAATGAGTTTGTTCCTCACAATGAGTTTGAatccccccctccccacacacagacaccctcagacgaccccgcaggtgaagaagctgaatgtggaggtcctgggctagcatggttacacgtggtcttctGTTGtcaggccggttggatgtactgccaagttctctaagatgacattggaggcagctccagtcagcatgccaatttcacgacatctgtggcactgtgttgtgtgacaaaattgcacattttaaagtggtattttcttgtccccagcacaaggtgcacctgtgtaaggatcatgctgtttaatcagcttcttgatatgccacacatgtcaggtagatggattattttggcaaaggagaaatgctcacgaaccgggatgtaaacaaatttgtgcacaacatttaagAGATGCTATTTGTGCAAATGgtacatttctgggattttttttatttcagctcatgggaccaaaactttacatgttgagtttttaaatgtttttgttcagtgtgtattCAGGGGAACCAATTGAGAAAAACAACTTACAATATAAAACAGCAAAAAAATGAACTACAGGACACAGCAGATACCGACACACCACATCTCAACAAAACACCACAATCAAAGCAAAACCTAAGGGAATTCAACCCTCTTCAGTGTTCTAAACTGCCGCCTCGCCACCAAGGATTCAAGATTGAATGGTTCGCCTTAACTAAAGGCTGTTCTACCTAGGTTGATAGAGACACGAGGGACCTCGAGTTAACCAACCGTGAACGGGTTTGGTGCCCAGTATTTTTCTACTTTAACAGAGAAGTGACGTGATCCACGGGAATTAAGAGGTCTAGCCGACC from Oncorhynchus gorbuscha isolate QuinsamMale2020 ecotype Even-year unplaced genomic scaffold, OgorEven_v1.0 Un_scaffold_28:::fragment_2:::debris, whole genome shotgun sequence encodes the following:
- the angptl4 gene encoding angiopoietin-related protein 4 is translated as MKTTLVTVTLCLVILMATGNPFERRGGLAAGGKEKRVQYAAWDDVNVIAHGLLQLGQGLKEHVDKTKGQMRDITAKLKAFNGTVADLGKEGQRLQAEGDALKARARGLEDREVQVLNVTAELRERTEEMQQERKRVDERMNKLEEKVDGMLQGEGLPDMNAGNYSDARIIQWMLEAQNKRIDDLVNRIRLQQDKLDKQNVRIRTLQNQIQLTKERPAFRRKPEEAVHNGSIEQRDSPVEMASDCHELFLKGETASGVYTIQPLNYQSFEVCCEMTAEGGWTVIQRRQNGSVDFDQLWLAYQSGFGSLSGEFWLGLEKMHAVAKDTDYTLKVKFSDWMDDSETVQYPIRLGGEESHYALHIQETSIGNLESSLATDASGLPFSTRDQDNDQKSDTNCAKHLSGGWWFSNCGRSNLNGRYFMSPPPKQRHQRKQGVFWKTWRGRYYPLKTTVMMIAPIAIENKS